The Streptomyces sp. SS1-1 genome has a segment encoding these proteins:
- a CDS encoding DUF402 domain-containing protein, with protein MSVNSADRPVRLDVVLVKGGRTKIRYAAELLDDDGVRVAVRAPWAGSGVRDFGFVRFEPGDVFTEYYWRDRWYSVKEVRAASGARKGWYCDVTRPATRSGGELVVEDLDLDLWCSADGAEVRRLDEDEFAESGLTEADPEAAAAAVAALDELEARARGEGGLESLLR; from the coding sequence ATGTCCGTGAACTCGGCTGACCGGCCCGTCCGGCTGGACGTGGTGCTCGTCAAGGGCGGGCGTACGAAGATCCGTTACGCGGCGGAGCTGCTGGACGACGACGGCGTCCGGGTCGCCGTCCGCGCCCCGTGGGCGGGCTCCGGGGTCCGTGACTTCGGCTTCGTGCGCTTCGAGCCGGGCGACGTCTTCACCGAGTACTACTGGCGGGACCGCTGGTACTCGGTGAAGGAGGTCCGCGCCGCGTCGGGCGCCCGCAAGGGCTGGTACTGCGACGTCACCCGCCCGGCCACGCGGTCCGGCGGCGAGCTGGTGGTGGAGGACCTCGACCTGGACCTGTGGTGCTCGGCCGACGGGGCCGAGGTGCGCCGGCTCGACGAGGACGAGTTCGCCGAGAGCGGTCTGACCGAGGCGGACCCCGAGGCCGCCGCCGCGGCGGTCGCCGCGCTGGACGAGCTGGAGGCGCGCGCGAGGGGCGAGGGCGGCCTGGAGTCGCTGCTGCGGTAG
- a CDS encoding class I SAM-dependent methyltransferase — MTNGEQPLSSAYTDWDAAAPTFDDEPDHGLRDPEVRRAWADRLASWLPARAGDVLDVGCGTGSLSLLAAEQGHRVTGVDLSPAMVERARAKLAGRDAVFLVGDAAAPPVGEDRFDVVLVRHVLWTQADPARVLRHWVGLLRPGGRLVLVEGVWGTVSPVGIPADRLTGLLAPLTGDARVERLSDDARLWGRTVTDERYAVVAVP; from the coding sequence ATGACGAACGGTGAACAGCCCCTCAGCAGCGCGTACACGGACTGGGACGCCGCCGCCCCCACCTTCGACGACGAGCCCGACCACGGCCTGCGCGACCCCGAGGTGCGGCGGGCGTGGGCGGACCGGCTCGCCTCCTGGCTGCCCGCCCGCGCCGGCGACGTCCTCGACGTCGGCTGCGGCACCGGCAGTCTGTCGCTGCTCGCGGCCGAGCAGGGACACCGCGTGACGGGCGTGGACCTGTCCCCGGCGATGGTGGAGCGCGCCCGCGCCAAGCTCGCCGGACGTGACGCGGTGTTCCTCGTCGGTGACGCGGCGGCGCCACCGGTCGGCGAGGACCGCTTCGACGTCGTACTCGTCCGGCACGTCCTGTGGACGCAGGCGGACCCCGCGCGCGTGCTGCGGCACTGGGTGGGGCTGCTGCGGCCCGGGGGACGGCTGGTGCTGGTGGAAGGCGTGTGGGGCACGGTCAGCCCGGTCGGCATACCGGCCGACCGGCTCACCGGCCTGCTCGCTCCCCTCACCGGGGACGCCCGCGTGGAGCGGCTGTCGGACGACGCCCGGCTGTGGGGGAGGACCGTGACCGACGAGCGGTACGCGGTCGTCGCCGTCCCGTAG